TCGCACGGGTCGCACCTCGGGGAGGTCGAGCGGGCGATCACCGACCTGGTCGCCTCGGGCATCGACACCCGGCGGCTCTACGTCTCGCACCTCACCGACGGCGAGCTCGCCGCCCTGGCCGCGTCCTACCCCGACTTCGAGGTCCGGCCCCGCATCGGGACCCGGCTGTGGCTGGGCGACCGGGGCGCCCTGCGGGTCAAGGCGACCGTGCTCGACGTGCACGAGGTCGAGCGGGGTGACGTGTTCGGCTATCGCGGGCGCAGCGCCCCCAAGCACGGCCACCTGCTCATCGTGTCGGGCGGCACCGCCCACGGCATCGGCCTGGAGGCCCCGACCGGCGGCGCGACCATGCGCGACCGCGCCGCCCGGGTCGCCAAGGGCGGGCTCGACGCGGCGGGGTTCGTGCGCTCGCCGTTCACCGTCGGCGGCAAGCAGCGGCTGTTCGCCGAGCCTCCCCACATGCAGGCCTCGATGCTCTTCCTGCCCGCCGGCGCCCCCGTGCCCGTCGTGGGCCAGGAGGTCGACGTGCAGGTGCGGTTCACCACGACCACGTTCGACCAGATCAGCCTCGTCTGAGGCCTCGGTCCGGCCGTCCCGGCCCCGGGGTCAGGTGGCGAGGAGCATCCGGGGTGGGCACATCGGGTCGTCGTCGGGGAACGCCCGGGCCACGTCGTGCTGGGGGCGCAGGATGTCGCGGACGACGACGGCGCCGAGGGAGAGCTCGGCAGCCATGCGCAGCACGATCGCCACGGCGTAGAGCGGGTCGGGTGCCCCGCCGGTGGCCGAGGCGGTGAGCCCGCCGATCATCCACCAGCAGGCCGCGAAGTAGAGCAGCTCGCCCGCCTGCCAGATCAGCAGCGGACGCCAGCGCGGGACCGCGAGGACGGCCACCGGGAGCAGCCACACGACGTACTGCGGGGAGTAGACCTTGTTGACCAGCAGGAACACCATGAGGATCAGGTAGGCCAGCTGGGCGATCCGCGGCACGTGCCGCGCGCGCAGGCCGAGCACGAGGATCGCCAGGCACCCGCCGCCGAAGACCAGCCACGACACGAGGTTGATCGTGTGGGGCGAGGCGGCGTGGCCGTGCTGGGAGAACGCCAGCCAGATCGAGCCGAGGTCGGGTCCGCGGCTGGAGTTGAAGGTCCAGAAGGCCTTCCAGCCCTCGAGGTTGTCGGTCATGGCCGGCAGGTTGGTGGCCAGCCACGCGCCGGCCGCACCGACCACGACGAGCCCGAGGTCGCGCAGCTGTCGGCGCCTGAGCGCGACGACCAGGAAGGCGCCGAGCACGAACAGCGGGTAGAGCTTGGCGGCGGTGCCCAGCCCGATCAGCACCCCGGAGAGGATCGGCCGGCCGCGTGCCCACGCCCAGAAGCCGCCGGCCAGCAGCGCCACCGGGATGATGTCCCAGTTGATCAGCCCCGCCGCCACCAGCGTGGGGGCCAGGACGTAGGGCAGCGCGTCCCAGGGCCTGCGCCGGTGCGCGCCGGCGAGGAAGAACGCCGCGAGCAGCGCGAAGGGCGCGAGCAGGACCGCGGTGACGCGGAAGTAGTCCAGCCGCTCCTGGTAGACGCTGGGCAGGTTGCCCACCTGGTCGACCGGGACCGTACGGCGGGTGGCGACGTCGACCTCGCCCGGCACGACCGCCTGGGTGACGATCGCGGCGCCGTAGGCGAAGTAGCCGGTGAGGACGGGGTACTCGAGGTACATGTAGCGCCCGCCGTTGTCGGTGAAGGGCACCCACCGCTCGGCGAACCCCCGCCCGGCGTAGAGGTAGGGGATGTCGGAGTAGCACATCAGGCGGTAGCGCTGGTCGGTGCCGTTCCACTTGCCGACGTCGCACGGGGCCTTCTGGCCGATCGCGAGCAGCCAGGTCACGCACGCCAGCGCCAGGACGACACGGATCGGCGTCCACCACGGGTGACCGGCCGAGCGGCGCCCGGCGGGACCGCCGAGGACCGCGCTGGCCTCCCGGGCCGTCGGGTCCTCGAGGGTCGGCGCGACGACGCCGGCCACCTCCCGCCTCATGCGAGGGTCATGCGGCGGCGGCCCGCCGGCCGGGGGCGCGACGGCGGCGCCGGCCGGACTGGCGGGTCGTCGCGGGTTCCTGGCTGCGGCCCGCTGGGGACTGGCCGGGCGTCGTCGTCTTCTGGGCGGCGGGGCTCTCGGTCGCCCCTCCGCCACCGCCGCCACCCGGCGGGGTCGCCGTCGGCGTGGACGAGGGCGGCCCGGACGGGCTCGGAGCATCGGTCGGCGTCGGGGACGACGACGGGGACTTGCTCGGGCTCTTGGTGGGCGAGGGGGTGTAGGTCGGGCTCGGCGGCGGCGTGTAGGGCTCGTGGCCCTCGGCGGTCTGCTCGAGGTTGGCCGGCGGCGGGAAGGGGATCTCCTCCTCGCCCTCGAGCGCCTTGCCCATGACCGCCGCCCACGTGCGGGCGGGGTAGTCGGCGCCGAAGAACGAGGACAGGAAGCCGTCGAGGGGCTGGTTGCCGTTGCCGCGGACGTACATCACCGCGGTGGCGAGCTGCGGGGTGTAGCCGACGAACCAGGAGGACCGCACGTGGCCGCCGTCGGTGGTCGCGGTGCCGGTCTTGCCCGCGATCGGGCGGCCGATGACGTTGGCGTTCTGGCCGGTGCCGGCGATCGCCACCTGCTGCAGCGCGTAGGAGGTGTCGGCGGCGACGTCCTCCGAGATCGCCGCCGTGGTGCGCACGTTGTGCTTGTAGGGCCGCGACCCGTCGAGGGTCTTGA
This genomic window from Nocardioides marmoribigeumensis contains:
- a CDS encoding glycosyltransferase family 87 protein; this encodes MRREVAGVVAPTLEDPTAREASAVLGGPAGRRSAGHPWWTPIRVVLALACVTWLLAIGQKAPCDVGKWNGTDQRYRLMCYSDIPYLYAGRGFAERWVPFTDNGGRYMYLEYPVLTGYFAYGAAIVTQAVVPGEVDVATRRTVPVDQVGNLPSVYQERLDYFRVTAVLLAPFALLAAFFLAGAHRRRPWDALPYVLAPTLVAAGLINWDIIPVALLAGGFWAWARGRPILSGVLIGLGTAAKLYPLFVLGAFLVVALRRRQLRDLGLVVVGAAGAWLATNLPAMTDNLEGWKAFWTFNSSRGPDLGSIWLAFSQHGHAASPHTINLVSWLVFGGGCLAILVLGLRARHVPRIAQLAYLILMVFLLVNKVYSPQYVVWLLPVAVLAVPRWRPLLIWQAGELLYFAACWWMIGGLTASATGGAPDPLYAVAIVLRMAAELSLGAVVVRDILRPQHDVARAFPDDDPMCPPRMLLAT
- a CDS encoding alanine racemase; this encodes MLTLYVDQERWQAHLDSVVATVPGLVPVAKGNGYGFGVPRLAELAQDLGADTLAVGTYAEVPAALEHFGGDVLVLTPWRPFEVRASYSGRLVHTVGRTEDLDGLATASRDTDPDAGGRARVVLELMTSMKRHGFTPAGLRAAADHLAGVTVEGFALHLPMSHGSHLGEVERAITDLVASGIDTRRLYVSHLTDGELAALAASYPDFEVRPRIGTRLWLGDRGALRVKATVLDVHEVERGDVFGYRGRSAPKHGHLLIVSGGTAHGIGLEAPTGGATMRDRAARVAKGGLDAAGFVRSPFTVGGKQRLFAEPPHMQASMLFLPAGAPVPVVGQEVDVQVRFTTTTFDQISLV